The genome window ATTTAAGCACTATTTTTTGTATTATCCGGCTTGTTGATCCAGACCTCTTTAGGCAGAGGTGGATGTTGCGGCATCTTATTTTTGAACCTGATTGGATTTTTCAGATATGCCTCGTAAAGCACTTGATTCCTGAAGGCGATGACCTGTTCGGCCTGTCCGTGATGAACCTGTGATGGGTTTAAAAGGCTTATGCCCCCATGTTTATGTTCATAGTTGTACCAAGGGAAAAACTCTCGTCCAAAAGAACGTGCATCCTGGATTGAGCCGAATCTTTCAGGGAACTTTGGACAATACTTTACTGTCTTGAACTGGGCCTCTGAATACGGATTGTCATTACTGTTGTACGGCCTTGAATGGGACTTGGTTATCCCAAGATCAGCCATAAGTTCTGCTACCAATTTAGCTTTCATACTTGACCCACGGTCAGCATGAATGATTAGCTGATCCTTGATAATGCCTTGTTTATCACAGGTTTCAGCAATGAACTGCTCAGCCAGGGATGCATTTTCGGCCTCTGCAACCATCCATCCCGGAACGTAGCGACTGAAGATATCCAGGATCACGAAGAGGTAATAATACGTCCATTTTCTTGGCCCCTTAAGCTTGGTGATATCCCAGGACCAGACTTGATTTGGTCCTGTGACTAAAAGTTCTGGTTTAACATAATGTGTCCGGCTGACATGTTTTCTTCGTTCTTTGACTTCCTGGTGTTTATCCAGAATTCTGTACATGGTCCGTATCGAGCACAGATATTGTTGTTCATCCAGGAGCGTGGCATAGACCTCTGCAGGCGCAAGATCCTGAAAACGTTCAGAATGCAAGGTATCAAGGACCACCTGCTCCTCTTGTTCACTAAGAGCCAGAGGTGGTTCTGGTCTTTGCTCTGTGGTTTTCTCAGGTCCAAAGAACCTGTAAAAAGAAGCTCTTGGGACCTGCAAAGCATCACAGGCATCTTTAGTGCTGCCTATGGCTTGGCTTAACTCCATGGCGGCGTTCATGCTTTGCTCCCGATGCCCATAAGTTCCAGTATCTCTGAAGTTTTTTTTGAACCTGGATTATGGTCTCAGCTTTCTTCAGTTCTTTTTTAAGCTTGGTATTTTCCAGTTCAAGTTCCCGGACACGCTTTTCTTCTTGCTTGTTCTTTGATTCTTTTGGACCACGTTTTCCGGATAACCCTTGAAAGGCCCCCTGTTCTCTTTGCTTGCGCCACCTGCTGATTGTTGAATAGTAGAGGCCTTCTTTGCGCAGAAAGGCCCCAATCTGGCCTTGTTCGGACAATTGATCAACCTGGTCAAGGATACGAAGCTTATACTTTGTGGTATAATACCTGCGCTTTTTCTTTGGTAAAACTTCAGGATTAGCTTGGCCGATCCGCCCTTCCCCCTCCCGGGAGGGGGAAGGGTCCTCAACTGACTTGAGATTCAATCCACTGCCGACATTGTGTTCTTTTGTTGTATACATCATGTGATTCACCTTATCCGCCCTTGCTTAATTATTCAAGTGGTCGGTGTCTCACTTTCATTGGCACAGAGGACAGTTCTATTTCGTTGATGTGCTTGGATTCGCCCTTATGGGCAACCATTTCTTATGTGGAGCTCCACATAAGATGTGTTATGTGAAGTCCTGAATTATGTGAAGTAGTTGTTCATAATCATTGTCTTCCCCATATTTTTTCATCCTATCTTAAATAATTTACTCCACATAATTCAAGCGATTTTTCAACTGATCGAGCCAATCCAAAATATCCGGCTTTTGCCAGGGAGTTTCAGCGCTAGCGGAAGGACTTTCAAGATTATCAAGCATCTTGCGTTTCATCTCCATGTCGATTTCTACATAAATATGGGTTGTATTAATGTCGACATGACCAAGCCAGTAGCTGATCATATTAATGTCATTACCAGCTCTTAATAGATGCATTGCTGTTGTATGTCGGATCATGTGAGGGGTGACAACAGGCATTGATGGCAGTTTTTCTTGCGCTAATAGTCCATACTTCCTGACCAAGTAACGAATTCCAAAACGAGAAACAGGTAGCCCGTTGCTGTTAAGAAAAACAGAATTCGTATTTATGTGCTTAGGACTACGCGTTTTGATATAGTTTTTAAGTGCAAGCACTGTTTCTGGCCATAAGGGAAAGCTTCTTTCCTTTTTCCCCTTGGCCATAAGCTTAACCTGGGCTGAACCATTAAGCTGTAAATCATTGAGCTTAATTCCGGCAATTTCACTAACCCGGGCTCCAGTGTTATACAGCAATAGCAGCAGAGCTTGATCCCTGGTTCCGTTTGAAGAGTTGATATCCACAGCGTTCAGCATGGCCTGCATTTCCTTTTCTTCGAGATACTGAATAAGCCGGTATTTAGTCCTTTTCAGAGGAATGGATTGGATCTGCTGGCACTGAATTATCAAAACAGGTTCTTCTCGGCTAATAAAGGCAAATAGGCTTTTAATCGCTGCAAGTCTGGCATTACGTGTTCTTGAAGAGCATTTTTTGGTCATCTCCAGGCAGTCTAAAAATTTAAGCACACAAGATTCATTGATATCCTCAACATATAATTCAGCTACAGATTTGTTAAGGATGTCTGCTGCGTAACAAAGCAGAAGCTTTACTGCATCGCGATAAGCCAGAATAGTGTTGCTTGACAGGCCTTTCTGAGTTGGCAGATAATGAGAAAAGTACTTTTTTATAAATGATCCAATTGGATAATTCATGATATTCTCCCTTGGTTATAGACCTCATTAAAAAAATAATTGTGAAAACGGCTATTGACTTCGCCGAGCAATTCAGCTGTTGGCTTCAAGTAAACGTGTGTTGAGCTGATATCAACGTGCCCCATGTAAGTGGCCAATCCTGGAAGTCTGGCATTAACGTTCTGTCCATCCCTGTACCAAAGCAACAGGCGGTGTACGGCAAAAGTGTGTCTAAGGTCATGTATTCGCGGAGAATGATGGTTTTTGGAAGGAATACAGCACTTCTTAAGCAAGGCCTTAAATGTACAGTTGATTGTGTTATAATTTACACGGGAGAGGCGCTGATTGATAAATAAAGGTGAATCTGCAGGCTGAGGTTTGATCCCAAGCCGGTTCTCCCGATATATTTGTAAGGCTTTGCATGTTGAAACGCTTAGGTTTATGAAGCGACTTTTACGAAATTTACTTTCTGCTACATAAATCCATTTATCTATATAGTTGAAGTCTTCCAGGTTCAGGGCGATCACTTCCGAGATACGCATTCCGGTACTATAAAGGAGCCCTATCAAAGTAGAATATGTTTTTGGTCTTAAAGAATTGAGGGGGGGCAGGTTAGAGGCAGCAGACAATAAAGAGCATATTTCTTCGTGGCTGAAGATATATGGGGAGTAAGCTCTTTTTGAGGATGTCATTTTTATCGAATCAGGGATATAGCTTTGGGGATTGCGTAAGGCGATATGTTTGCAGACTTGACGGACTACGCTGAATCTATTTTCTTGAGATCGTGGTGATAGCTGAGAGAGAGTACTCAGATAGTTGTCGATTACCTGCCTTGTAATACACGGATTTTTAATATTTTGTTCGCTGAGAAATTTATCAAAATACCACAGAAGACGGGATTGCGATTTATAATCAGTGCCAGACAGGCAGCGCAAACTGATAAAACGTTCTATTTCTTTGGCCACGCAACTGGAAAAATTGAAAGTATTCATAATTGTTCCTCCGTGGGCCATTCCAGAGCAACTTGTTTCAGTGTGTTGAAATCGACCTTGGTATAAATAAAAGTCGTGGAGAGATGTCGGTGGCCAAGAATATCGGCTATATCCTTGACGGCATGCCCATTGTTTATCAAGCGAGTGGCCAAGCCATGCCTGAATGCATGAGCGCCTTGACTGTGAATTTTTATATCTGCCGCCCTGATTCGGCGGTCTACAATGGCGGAAAGAGCATTTGAGTGAATAAAAGGACGATAAGGCGCTCTGGATGTCAAAAAGACTTCAGGAAACATGCAAGTCGGACGGGCTTTTTGAAGGTAGTTTATCAGGCTCTGGCCAACATTTGAGGTCAAAGGCAAAAGTATATCTTTGCCATTCTTCAAGGCCCTGAAGAGGATCTGGTTATTCTGCCAGTGGATATCTTCAAGGCTTAAGGCCCGTATCTGCCCGCCACGGACACCATAGGTGCTAAGGAGTTGCAGAATAGCATAGTCCCTAAGACCGACAAAATTGCTGCGATCAATCGCATCAAGTACTTTTTGTGCTTGGCTTTCAGTCAGGCCACGAGGCACTGTGGATAATTTATAAGTACGTAAAGTAGGAACAGCCTGATCAAGCTGTTGGTCAATGTACTTTTTTTGAAAACAAAACCTTAAAAAGGTGCGTAAGGCGGATTGCATTGACCGACGTGCTGCTCGGCCAATATCTTTACGCTGAGAATAAATAAGAAAAAATTCCTCGATTATGTCAACATTGATTCCTACCAAGCTTGCCGAAATTTTTTTTGTGCCAAGCCAATCAAGGAATTGTCTGATACCGTGCTCTCGAATTTTCAAAGTACCTGAAGAAGCATGCTGATGATCACGCATCCAGTTCAGGTAGGCTCGAAGGATATCCTGAAATGGATAATGATTATCTTGGCGCTCAAAGAGGTCACTTTTATCAAGGTAGTCAATGAATCTATTAATTGAATGTCTGACATCAAGGAGATGCTTTTCAACAGAACTGCGGTGACGACAAGATATGGCATATTCCTGATAGAATAACTCAACCTCTTTGGTTGTGATCTTATCTCTATGTTTAGGATTTACAGCATGCAAATATGCAGCTAAGTGAGATAGGTAGCCTAAATGTTTTTGAGTAGTATAATGACTGAATCCGCTCTTCAGGAGAAAATCAAGAAAGCCTTCTACAAATGTTGCCAAGGGACCATTTTGTAGTCTGCTGACTGACTGCGGACAACAAAAAAAAGCTTCCAATGCCATAATGACCTCCTTTTCCCCGTTTTTCAGGGAATATAGGTCATCTTAATAGCATTGGATTATGTGTAGTGATATTGAAATGTTGACTGGAAAAAGGCTGGATTTAAGAAGGTTTAAATAGGAAGAGGAAGTCAACTTCACATAATTCAGGACTTCACATAACATTTCCACCTGGTAATCCGCATGTACCCTGAATCCGAGCCTTCGGATGATGAAATCAAGAAGAGGCTGCAGAAGTATTATGGTGATGAGCTTAGTGTGACCGGGGTGCTTGTTTCAGACTACCGCAAG of Desulfonatronovibrio magnus contains these proteins:
- a CDS encoding IS3 family transposase (programmed frameshift) — protein: MGQANPEVLPKKKRRYYTTKYKLRILDQVDQLSEQGQIGAFLRKEGLYYSTISRWRKQREQGAFQGLSGKRGPKESKNKQEEKRVRELELENTKLKKELKKAETIIQVQKKLFRDTGTYGHREQSMNAAMELSQAIGSTKDACDALQVPRASFYRFFGPEKTTEQRPEPPLALSEQEEQVVLDTLHSERFQDLAPAEVYATLLDEQQYLCSIRTMYRILDKHQEVKERRKHVSRTHYVKPELLVTGPNQVWSWDITKLKGPRKWTYYYLFVILDIFSRYVPGWMVAEAENASLAEQFIAETCDKQGIIKDQLIIHADRGSSMKAKLVAELMADLGITKSHSRPYNSNDNPYSEAQFKTVKYCPKFPERFGSIQDARSFGREFFPWYNYEHKHGGISLLNPSQVHHGQAEQVIAFRNQVLYEAYLKNPIRFKNKMPQHPPLPKEVWINKPDNTKNSA
- a CDS encoding site-specific integrase — encoded protein: MEAFFCCPQSVSRLQNGPLATFVEGFLDFLLKSGFSHYTTQKHLGYLSHLAAYLHAVNPKHRDKITTKEVELFYQEYAISCRHRSSVEKHLLDVRHSINRFIDYLDKSDLFERQDNHYPFQDILRAYLNWMRDHQHASSGTLKIREHGIRQFLDWLGTKKISASLVGINVDIIEEFFLIYSQRKDIGRAARRSMQSALRTFLRFCFQKKYIDQQLDQAVPTLRTYKLSTVPRGLTESQAQKVLDAIDRSNFVGLRDYAILQLLSTYGVRGGQIRALSLEDIHWQNNQILFRALKNGKDILLPLTSNVGQSLINYLQKARPTCMFPEVFLTSRAPYRPFIHSNALSAIVDRRIRAADIKIHSQGAHAFRHGLATRLINNGHAVKDIADILGHRHLSTTFIYTKVDFNTLKQVALEWPTEEQL
- a CDS encoding tyrosine-type recombinase/integrase — protein: MNYPIGSFIKKYFSHYLPTQKGLSSNTILAYRDAVKLLLCYAADILNKSVAELYVEDINESCVLKFLDCLEMTKKCSSRTRNARLAAIKSLFAFISREEPVLIIQCQQIQSIPLKRTKYRLIQYLEEKEMQAMLNAVDINSSNGTRDQALLLLLYNTGARVSEIAGIKLNDLQLNGSAQVKLMAKGKKERSFPLWPETVLALKNYIKTRSPKHINTNSVFLNSNGLPVSRFGIRYLVRKYGLLAQEKLPSMPVVTPHMIRHTTAMHLLRAGNDINMISYWLGHVDINTTHIYVEIDMEMKRKMLDNLESPSASAETPWQKPDILDWLDQLKNRLNYVE
- a CDS encoding tyrosine-type recombinase/integrase encodes the protein MNTFNFSSCVAKEIERFISLRCLSGTDYKSQSRLLWYFDKFLSEQNIKNPCITRQVIDNYLSTLSQLSPRSQENRFSVVRQVCKHIALRNPQSYIPDSIKMTSSKRAYSPYIFSHEEICSLLSAASNLPPLNSLRPKTYSTLIGLLYSTGMRISEVIALNLEDFNYIDKWIYVAESKFRKSRFINLSVSTCKALQIYRENRLGIKPQPADSPLFINQRLSRVNYNTINCTFKALLKKCCIPSKNHHSPRIHDLRHTFAVHRLLLWYRDGQNVNARLPGLATYMGHVDISSTHVYLKPTAELLGEVNSRFHNYFFNEVYNQGRIS